The following coding sequences are from one Tachysurus vachellii isolate PV-2020 chromosome 7, HZAU_Pvac_v1, whole genome shotgun sequence window:
- the scrib gene encoding protein scribble homolog isoform X10 — MLKCIPLWRCNRHVESVDKRHCSLNAVPDEIYRYTRSLEELLLDANQLRELPKPFFRLLNLRKLGLSDNEIQKLPPEVANFMQLVELDISRNDIPEIPETIKFCKALEIADFSGNPLSRLPDGFTQLRALAHLALNDVSLQSLPNDIGNLANLVTLELRENLLKSLPTSLSFLVKLEQLDLGSNHLEVLPDTLGALPNLRELWLDRNQLSSLPPELGSLRRLVCLDVSENQLTELPSEISGLIALTDLLLSQNHLENVPDSIGSLKQLSIFKVDQNRLVRLTDSIGECENLTEVMLTENLLQTLPSSLGKLKKLTNLNVDRNRLSSVPGELGGCASLNVLSLRDNRVGKLPAELADATELHVLDVAGNRLQNLPFSLANLNLKAMWLAENQSQPMLKFQTEDDERTGEKVLTCYLLPQQPTPSLENLLQSSVDESWPTDTNLNRVSVIQFQDQTKTDEEDDETAAERKQGLQRRATPHPSELKVMKNVIEARRNEAYTARPDDDLDSPDTEEKRMSGLSNQSHDSQVSNSTASANSQYETHKVNGIEVELNERHEHEQEDDEDDTEYTEPTVHFAEEPIIRGGDEDDDDEDGEDGDRSDGEAQPAPFPAERQRLIRKDTPHYKKHFKITKLPKPETVAALLENFSTEATTSAPRVNSEEQGGEDEEGESVNTPLLQRTQVADQVDSRLNQVNSSLQPVKGVSFDQVNNLLIEPARIEEEELVLSILRQTGGLGISIAGGKGSTPYKGDDEGIFISRVSEDGPAARAGVKVGDKLLEVNSVDLQGAEHHTAVEALRSSGTAVTMTVLRERMVEPENPITTTPLRPEDDYFPRERRSFGLPFNLEPGSTALSTGPCQRLATCLVRNDKGLGFSIAGGKGSTPYRTGDMGIFISRIAEGGAAHRDNILHVGDRVISINGVDMTEARHDQAVVLLTGTSPTISLLVEREQASGSPGRTRSHSPPPPEPSDSPDQEEAGDDRLGNHLMEDEYPIEEVTLVKTGGPLGLSIVGGSDHASHPFGITEPGVFISKVVPRGLACQSGLRVGDRILEVNSTDLRHATHQEAVKALLSNSKEIRMLVRRDPSPPGMQDIVINKQPGEKLGISIRGGARGHAGNPFDPTDEGIFISKVSSSGAAARDARLRVGMRILEVGNHSLLGMTHTEAVRVLRATGDTLVMLVCDGFDPRNVAGMEASPGVIANPFAAGIVRKNSMESISSIDRDLSPEEMDIMQKEVEMVRETSQWEREEMEKVERMRLEREAATRLLEEETESMSTGPLKLDYKTLAALPTTSLQRVNRVPSADPPRIDSPVREPLYSPGSQLPSLRQSSCSAPATQGRETRYASIHVSSNVTTKDSSATKPGAIQPISRVRPPASPVSQDGHRSPNPFQHGPSPVNSQTTPRAPSPDTFNEFPINVKQAYKAFAAVPHSMAVLEPPQDLYSQRNNFHPKQTFPEPEECNEVFIGEGERGGLSPRPSLTSDRREYRNLAAVPRLSRPSLESKSKPHTSCGRGSPEQRSFRDRQKYFEIDVKQQTPDSKPKPRVSLVGEDDLKKMKEEEAKRIESAREYIMDEDEDDEEEDLAKQVAQMKAHGKVILDGVEYKVESVSGHAPTPPRQCATPSNHSATPPSSGPSSVDGRADSQRNSMEDSFRLEPRPNSMTGLIPVYPGESAAPVRTAKAERRHQERLRVQSPELSVVTDKDLSPAEKRALEAEKRAMWRAARMKSLEQDALKAQMVIAKSKEGRKRGTLDQLAESPSPAPTPSPTPMEDYSPRSVTSPGRLSLSEKKFDYRQFAAIPSAKPVYDIQSPDATDVQFNSDVSTSPGSFLG, encoded by the exons CCCTTCTTTCGGCTACTGAACCTGCGCAAGCTAGGTTTGAGTGACAATGAGATCCAGAAACTTCCCCCTGAGGTGGCCAACTTCATGCAGCTGGTTGAGCTGGACATCTCTCGAAACG ACATTCCTGAAATCCCTGAGACCATTAAGTTCTGTAAGGCGCTGGAGATTGCGGACTTCAGTGGAAACCCCCTCTCCAG aTTACCCGATGGCTTTACACAGCTTAGAGCACTAGCCCACCTTGCACTCAATGATGTGTCACTACAATCACTACCTAATGACATTGGAAA CTTGGCTAATCTGGTAACCTTGGAGCTGAGGGAGAATCTACTGAAGTCTTTGCCCAC CTCTCTGTCTTTCCTGGTTAAACTGGAACAGCTGGATTTGGGCAGCAATCACCTGGAAGTATTG cCGGACACTCTGGGGGCGCTGCCCAACCTTCGGGAGCTGTGGCTGGATAGGAACCAACTTTCTTCCCTTCCCCCA GAATTGGGAAGCTTGCGGCGATTGGTGTGCCTGGATGTGTCCGAGAACCAGCTCACCGAGTTGCCCTCCGAGATCAGCGGCCTCATCGCCCTCACTGACCTGCTGCTCTCACAGAACCACCTGGAGAATGTGCCTGACAGCATCG GCTCCTTGAAGCAACTGTCTATCTTCAAAGTGGACCAGAACCGCCTTGTGCGTCTAACAGATTCAATCGGTGAATGCGAGAACCTCACAGAAGTGATGCTGACAGAGAATCTTCTACAG ACTCTTCCCAGTTCTCTGGGAAAGTTAAAGAAGCTGACCAACTTGAATGTGGACCGTAACCGCTTGAGCAGCGTCCCAGGTGAACTGGGTGGCTGTGCCAGCCTCAATGTGCTCTCGCTCCGAGACAATCGTGTGGGCAAGCTGCCTGCTGAGCTTGCAGATGCCACAGAGCTACATGTGCTGGACGTGGCAGGCAACAG GCTGCAGAACCTGCCGTTCTCACTAGCCAATCTGAACCTCAAGGCCATGTGGCTGGCAGAGAACCAGTCACAACCCATGCTCAAGTTTCAGACCGAAGATGATGAGCGGACCGGGGAGAAGGTGCTCACCTGCTACCTGTTGCCCCAACAGCCTACACCCAGCTTAG AGAACCTACTGCAGAGCAGTGTGGACGAAAGCTGGCCCACAGACACCAATCTGAACAGAGTGTCCGTCATCCAGTTTCAGGACCAAACCAAGActgatgaggaagatgatgagaCCGCGGCAGAGAGGAAG CAGGGTCTGCAGAGGCGAGCCACCCCTCACCCGAGTGAACTGAAAGTGATGAAGAATGTGATCGAGGCCAGAAGAAACGAAGCTTACACAGCTAGGCCAGATGACGACCTGGACTCCCCGGACACTGAG GAGAAACGTATGAGTGGATTGTCCAATCAAAGCCATGACTCCCAGGTCTCTAACAGCACTGCTTCAGCCAACTCTCAGTATGAGACGCACAAAGTAAACGGCATTGAGGTGGAGCTTAACGAAAGGCACGAGCACGAACAGGAGGACGACGAGGACGATACAGAATACACTGAG CCCACCGTGCACTTTGCCGAGGAGCCCATTATCCGCGGCGGCGACGAGGACGACGATGACGAGGACGGCGAAGACGGCGATCGTAGCGACGGCGAGGCTCAGCCAGCACCCTTCCCGGCTGAGAGACAGCGCCTCATCCGCAAGGACACACCACACTACAAGAAGCACTTCAAGATCACCAAGCTGCCCAAACCTGAGACTGTAGCTGCATTACTGGAGAACTTCAGCACCGAAGCCACCACGTCAGCCCCCCGAGTAAACAGCGAAGAACAGGGTGGGGAGGATGAAGAGGGAGAATCAGTTAACACTCCTCTGTTGCAGAGAACACAGGTGGCTGATCAAGTGGACAGCAGGCTGAATCAGGTGAACAGCTCGCTGCAGCCGGTGAAG GGGGTGTCATTTGATCAAGTCAATAATCTGCTGATTGAGCCTGCTCGAATTGAGGAGGAAGAG CTGGTCCTGAGCATCCTGAGACAAACTGGTGGATTAGGCATCAGTATAGCTGGGGGGAAAGGATCCACTCCTTACAAGGGAGATGATGAG GGTATATTTATCTCTCGTGTGTCAGAAGACGGTCCAGCTGCACGAGCTGGGGTCAAAGTGGGAGACAAATTATTGGAG GTAAACAGTGTAGATTTGCAGGGAGCAGAGCACCACACGGCCGTAGAGGCCTTGCGGAGCTCAGGAACGGCAGTGACCATGACTGTTCTGCGTGAGAGGATGGTAGAGCCTGAGAACCCTATCACCACTACACCCCTGAGACCAGAGGATGATTACTTTCCCCGGGAGAGGAGGTCCTTCGGCCTACCATTCAACCTGGAACCTGGATCCACTGCCCTTAGCACAGGCCCCTGCCAGCGCCTGGCCACATGCTTAGTCCGTAACGACAAGGGCTTAGGCTTCAGCATTGCTGGTGGAAAAGGCTCCACCCCATATCGAACAGGAGACATG GGAATCTTCATCTCTCGCATCGCCGAAGGAGGTGCTGCTCACCGAGACAACATCCTTCACGTAGGAGACAGAGTCATATCT ATCAATGGTGTAGACATGACAGAAGCCAGGCATGACCAAGCAGTAGTGCTGCTTACTGGAACCTCACCCACCATCTCGCTGCTAGTGGAGCGGGAACAAGCGAGCGGCTCTCCAGGCCGAACACGCTCCCACTCACCTCCTCCTCCGGAGCCCTCAGATTCACCAGATCAAGAAGAGGCCGGTGATGACCGCTTGGGGAACCATCTCATGGAGGATGAGTACCCTATAGAG GAAGTGACACTGGTCAAAACGGGTGGTCCTCTGGGTCTGAGCATCGTGGGGGGCAGTGACCATGCCAGCCACCCATTTGGCATCACTGAACCAGGAGTGTTTATATCAAAG GTGGTCCCTCGTGGTTTAGCCTGTCAGAGTGGGTTACGAGTTGGTGACCGCATCCTAGAGGTAAACTCCACTGACCTGCGACACGCCACCCACCAGGAGGCTGTCAAAGCCCTTCTCTCAAACAGCAAGGAGATCCGCATGCTAGTTCGCAGAGACCCCTCACCTCCTGGCATGCAG GACATTGTAATTAACAAGCAGCCTGGGGAGAAGCTTGGCATCAGTATCCGAGGAGGGGCCAGAGGGCATGCAGGCAACCCCTTTGATCCAACAGATGAGGGCATTTTCATCTCGAAG GTGAGCTCCAGTGGTGCCGCAGCACGAGATGCTCGCCTGAGGGTGGGTATGAGAATCCTAGAGGTGGGCAATCACAGTCTCCTTGGTATGACTCATACGGAGGCAGTCAGGGTCTTGCGTGCCACGGGAGATACTTTGGTCATGCTGGTGTGTGATGGCTTTGACCCCAGAAACGTTGCCGGCATGGAG GCTTCACCAGGTGTCATCGCAAACCCATTTGCTGCTGGAATTGTTCGAAAGAACAGCATGGAGAGCATCTCGTCGATAGACAGAGATTTGAGCCCTGAAGAGATGGACATCATGCAGAAG GAGGttgagatggtgagagagacgTCTCAGTGGGAGCGGGAGGAGATGGAGAAAGTG GAGCGTATGCGCTTGGAGCGTGAAGCGGCTACTCGTCTGCTGGAGGAGGAGACTGAG AGCATGAGCACTGGACCTCTGAAACTGGACTACAAGACACTGGCAGCTCTTCCCACGACCAGCCTGCAGAGGGTCAATCGG GTTCCATCAGCTGATCCCCCAAGAATTGATAGCCCTGTCCGGGAGCCGCTTTATTCCCCAGGTTCTCAACTG CCATCATTACGCCAGTCCTCATGCTCAGCCCCTGCCACACAAGGCAGGGAAACTCGATAT GCAAGCATTCATGTATCCTCCAATGTGACTACCAAGGACAGTTCAGCT ACCAAGCCTGGTGCCATCCAGCCTATCTCACGGGTGCGGCCGCCTGCCTCTCCAGTCAGTCAGGATGGTCACCGTAGTCCCAACCCTTTCCAGCATGGCCCTTCCCCCGTCAACTCCCAGACCACT CCTCGTGCCCCGTCCCCTGATACTTTCAACGAATTTCCCATCAATGTCAAGCAGGCATATAAGGCGTTTGCTGCTGTGCCCCACTCAATGGCTGTGCTGGAGCCTCCACAG gatctCTATAGTCAGAGGAACAACTTTCACCCAAAGCAGACCTTTCCAGAG CCAGAGgagtgtaatgaagtgtttaTAGGTGAGGGTGAAAGAGGGGGCCTCAGCCCTCGTCCCTCCCTCACATCTGACCGTCGTGAGTACAGGAACCTGGCAGCTGTGCCACGCCTGTCTCGCCCCTCCCTGGAGTCTAAGTCTAAG CCCCACACATCCTGTGGGAGAGGGAGCCCAGAGCAACGGTctttcagagacagacagaagtactTTGAGATTGATGTGAAGCAGCAGACACCAGACAGCAAACCCAAACCTCGGGTTTCACTTGTAGGAGAGGATGacctgaaaaaaatgaaagaggaGGAAG CAAAGAGAATTGAGAGTGCACGGGAGTATATtatggatgaggatgaggacgaCGAAGAGGAAGATCTGGCAAAGCAGGTGGCTCAAATGAAGGCCCACGGCAAGGTTATTCTGGATGGGGTCGAGTACAAGGTTGAGTCTGTCAGCGGGCACGCTCCTACTCCTCCCAGGCAATGTGCCACACCCTCAAACCACAGTGCCACGCCTCCCAGCTCAGG GCCTTCCTCTGTAGATGGCAGAGCTGATTCCCAGCGCAACTCTATGGAGGATAGCTTTAGACTGGAGCCCAGACCCAACTCCATGACTGG TCTGATCCCTGTGTATCCCGGCGAGTCTGCAGCTCCCGTCCGCACTGCCAAGGCTGAGCGCAGGCACCAGGAGAGGCTGCGTGTGCAGAGCCCAGAGCTCAGTGTGGTTACAGACAAGGACCTTTCTCCTGCAGAAAAACGGGCCCTGGAGGCAGAAAAAAGAGCAATGTGGAGGGCAGCCAG GATGAAGTCTTTAGAGCAGGATGCTCTCAAAGCTCAGATGGTCATTGCTAAGTCCAAGGAAGGGAGAAAGCGAGGCACTCTGGACCAGCTGGCTGAATCGCCGTCTCCTGCGCCCACACCTTCACCCACTCCTATGGAAG ATTACAGTCCTCGGTCGGTGACATCACCGGGTCGACTG TCCCTGTCAGAAAAGAAGTTTGACTACCGACAATTCGCTGCCATTCCTTCTGCTAAACCCGTATACGACATTCAG
- the scrib gene encoding protein scribble homolog isoform X12: MLKCIPLWRCNRHVESVDKRHCSLNAVPDEIYRYTRSLEELLLDANQLRELPKPFFRLLNLRKLGLSDNEIQKLPPEVANFMQLVELDISRNDIPEIPETIKFCKALEIADFSGNPLSRLPDGFTQLRALAHLALNDVSLQSLPNDIGNLANLVTLELRENLLKSLPTSLSFLVKLEQLDLGSNHLEVLPDTLGALPNLRELWLDRNQLSSLPPELGSLRRLVCLDVSENQLTELPSEISGLIALTDLLLSQNHLENVPDSIGSLKQLSIFKVDQNRLVRLTDSIGECENLTEVMLTENLLQTLPSSLGKLKKLTNLNVDRNRLSSVPGELGGCASLNVLSLRDNRVGKLPAELADATELHVLDVAGNRLQNLPFSLANLNLKAMWLAENQSQPMLKFQTEDDERTGEKVLTCYLLPQQPTPSLENLLQSSVDESWPTDTNLNRVSVIQFQDQTKTDEEDDETAAERKQGLQRRATPHPSELKVMKNVIEARRNEAYTARPDDDLDSPDTEEKRMSGLSNQSHDSQVSNSTASANSQYETHKVNGIEVELNERHEHEQEDDEDDTEYTEPTVHFAEEPIIRGGDEDDDDEDGEDGDRSDGEAQPAPFPAERQRLIRKDTPHYKKHFKITKLPKPETVAALLENFSTEATTSAPRVNSEEQGGEDEEGESVNTPLLQRTQVADQVDSRLNQVNSSLQPVKGVSFDQVNNLLIEPARIEEEELVLSILRQTGGLGISIAGGKGSTPYKGDDEGIFISRVSEDGPAARAGVKVGDKLLEVNSVDLQGAEHHTAVEALRSSGTAVTMTVLRERMVEPENPITTTPLRPEDDYFPRERRSFGLPFNLEPGSTALSTGPCQRLATCLVRNDKGLGFSIAGGKGSTPYRTGDMGIFISRIAEGGAAHRDNILHVGDRVISINGVDMTEARHDQAVVLLTGTSPTISLLVEREQASGSPGRTRSHSPPPPEPSDSPDQEEAGDDRLGNHLMEDEYPIEEVTLVKTGGPLGLSIVGGSDHASHPFGITEPGVFISKVVPRGLACQSGLRVGDRILEVNSTDLRHATHQEAVKALLSNSKEIRMLVRRDPSPPGMQDIVINKQPGEKLGISIRGGARGHAGNPFDPTDEGIFISKVSSSGAAARDARLRVGMRILEVGNHSLLGMTHTEAVRVLRATGDTLVMLVCDGFDPRNVAGMEASPGVIANPFAAGIVRKNSMESISSIDRDLSPEEMDIMQKEVEMVRETSQWEREEMEKVERMRLEREAATRLLEEETESMSTGPLKLDYKTLAALPTTSLQRVNRVPSADPPRIDSPVREPLYSPGSQLPSLRQSSCSAPATQGRETRYASIHVSSNVTTKDSSATKPGAIQPISRVRPPASPVSQDGHRSPNPFQHGPSPVNSQTTPRAPSPDTFNEFPINVKQAYKAFAAVPHSMAVLEPPQDLYSQRNNFHPKQTFPEPEECNEVFIGEGERGGLSPRPSLTSDRREYRNLAAVPRLSRPSLESKSKPHTSCGRGSPEQRSFRDRQKYFEIDVKQQTPDSKPKPRVSLVGEDDLKKMKEEEAKRIESAREYIMDEDEDDEEEDLAKQVAQMKAHGKVILDGVEYKVESVSGHAPTPPRQCATPSNHSATPPSSGPSSVDGRADSQRNSMEDSFRLEPRPNSMTGLIPVYPGESAAPVRTAKAERRHQERLRVQSPELSVVTDKDLSPAEKRALEAEKRAMWRAARMKSLEQDALKAQMVIAKSKEGRKRGTLDQLAESPSPAPTPSPTPMEDYSPRSVTSPGRLSPDATDVQFNSDVSTSPGSFLG; this comes from the exons CCCTTCTTTCGGCTACTGAACCTGCGCAAGCTAGGTTTGAGTGACAATGAGATCCAGAAACTTCCCCCTGAGGTGGCCAACTTCATGCAGCTGGTTGAGCTGGACATCTCTCGAAACG ACATTCCTGAAATCCCTGAGACCATTAAGTTCTGTAAGGCGCTGGAGATTGCGGACTTCAGTGGAAACCCCCTCTCCAG aTTACCCGATGGCTTTACACAGCTTAGAGCACTAGCCCACCTTGCACTCAATGATGTGTCACTACAATCACTACCTAATGACATTGGAAA CTTGGCTAATCTGGTAACCTTGGAGCTGAGGGAGAATCTACTGAAGTCTTTGCCCAC CTCTCTGTCTTTCCTGGTTAAACTGGAACAGCTGGATTTGGGCAGCAATCACCTGGAAGTATTG cCGGACACTCTGGGGGCGCTGCCCAACCTTCGGGAGCTGTGGCTGGATAGGAACCAACTTTCTTCCCTTCCCCCA GAATTGGGAAGCTTGCGGCGATTGGTGTGCCTGGATGTGTCCGAGAACCAGCTCACCGAGTTGCCCTCCGAGATCAGCGGCCTCATCGCCCTCACTGACCTGCTGCTCTCACAGAACCACCTGGAGAATGTGCCTGACAGCATCG GCTCCTTGAAGCAACTGTCTATCTTCAAAGTGGACCAGAACCGCCTTGTGCGTCTAACAGATTCAATCGGTGAATGCGAGAACCTCACAGAAGTGATGCTGACAGAGAATCTTCTACAG ACTCTTCCCAGTTCTCTGGGAAAGTTAAAGAAGCTGACCAACTTGAATGTGGACCGTAACCGCTTGAGCAGCGTCCCAGGTGAACTGGGTGGCTGTGCCAGCCTCAATGTGCTCTCGCTCCGAGACAATCGTGTGGGCAAGCTGCCTGCTGAGCTTGCAGATGCCACAGAGCTACATGTGCTGGACGTGGCAGGCAACAG GCTGCAGAACCTGCCGTTCTCACTAGCCAATCTGAACCTCAAGGCCATGTGGCTGGCAGAGAACCAGTCACAACCCATGCTCAAGTTTCAGACCGAAGATGATGAGCGGACCGGGGAGAAGGTGCTCACCTGCTACCTGTTGCCCCAACAGCCTACACCCAGCTTAG AGAACCTACTGCAGAGCAGTGTGGACGAAAGCTGGCCCACAGACACCAATCTGAACAGAGTGTCCGTCATCCAGTTTCAGGACCAAACCAAGActgatgaggaagatgatgagaCCGCGGCAGAGAGGAAG CAGGGTCTGCAGAGGCGAGCCACCCCTCACCCGAGTGAACTGAAAGTGATGAAGAATGTGATCGAGGCCAGAAGAAACGAAGCTTACACAGCTAGGCCAGATGACGACCTGGACTCCCCGGACACTGAG GAGAAACGTATGAGTGGATTGTCCAATCAAAGCCATGACTCCCAGGTCTCTAACAGCACTGCTTCAGCCAACTCTCAGTATGAGACGCACAAAGTAAACGGCATTGAGGTGGAGCTTAACGAAAGGCACGAGCACGAACAGGAGGACGACGAGGACGATACAGAATACACTGAG CCCACCGTGCACTTTGCCGAGGAGCCCATTATCCGCGGCGGCGACGAGGACGACGATGACGAGGACGGCGAAGACGGCGATCGTAGCGACGGCGAGGCTCAGCCAGCACCCTTCCCGGCTGAGAGACAGCGCCTCATCCGCAAGGACACACCACACTACAAGAAGCACTTCAAGATCACCAAGCTGCCCAAACCTGAGACTGTAGCTGCATTACTGGAGAACTTCAGCACCGAAGCCACCACGTCAGCCCCCCGAGTAAACAGCGAAGAACAGGGTGGGGAGGATGAAGAGGGAGAATCAGTTAACACTCCTCTGTTGCAGAGAACACAGGTGGCTGATCAAGTGGACAGCAGGCTGAATCAGGTGAACAGCTCGCTGCAGCCGGTGAAG GGGGTGTCATTTGATCAAGTCAATAATCTGCTGATTGAGCCTGCTCGAATTGAGGAGGAAGAG CTGGTCCTGAGCATCCTGAGACAAACTGGTGGATTAGGCATCAGTATAGCTGGGGGGAAAGGATCCACTCCTTACAAGGGAGATGATGAG GGTATATTTATCTCTCGTGTGTCAGAAGACGGTCCAGCTGCACGAGCTGGGGTCAAAGTGGGAGACAAATTATTGGAG GTAAACAGTGTAGATTTGCAGGGAGCAGAGCACCACACGGCCGTAGAGGCCTTGCGGAGCTCAGGAACGGCAGTGACCATGACTGTTCTGCGTGAGAGGATGGTAGAGCCTGAGAACCCTATCACCACTACACCCCTGAGACCAGAGGATGATTACTTTCCCCGGGAGAGGAGGTCCTTCGGCCTACCATTCAACCTGGAACCTGGATCCACTGCCCTTAGCACAGGCCCCTGCCAGCGCCTGGCCACATGCTTAGTCCGTAACGACAAGGGCTTAGGCTTCAGCATTGCTGGTGGAAAAGGCTCCACCCCATATCGAACAGGAGACATG GGAATCTTCATCTCTCGCATCGCCGAAGGAGGTGCTGCTCACCGAGACAACATCCTTCACGTAGGAGACAGAGTCATATCT ATCAATGGTGTAGACATGACAGAAGCCAGGCATGACCAAGCAGTAGTGCTGCTTACTGGAACCTCACCCACCATCTCGCTGCTAGTGGAGCGGGAACAAGCGAGCGGCTCTCCAGGCCGAACACGCTCCCACTCACCTCCTCCTCCGGAGCCCTCAGATTCACCAGATCAAGAAGAGGCCGGTGATGACCGCTTGGGGAACCATCTCATGGAGGATGAGTACCCTATAGAG GAAGTGACACTGGTCAAAACGGGTGGTCCTCTGGGTCTGAGCATCGTGGGGGGCAGTGACCATGCCAGCCACCCATTTGGCATCACTGAACCAGGAGTGTTTATATCAAAG GTGGTCCCTCGTGGTTTAGCCTGTCAGAGTGGGTTACGAGTTGGTGACCGCATCCTAGAGGTAAACTCCACTGACCTGCGACACGCCACCCACCAGGAGGCTGTCAAAGCCCTTCTCTCAAACAGCAAGGAGATCCGCATGCTAGTTCGCAGAGACCCCTCACCTCCTGGCATGCAG GACATTGTAATTAACAAGCAGCCTGGGGAGAAGCTTGGCATCAGTATCCGAGGAGGGGCCAGAGGGCATGCAGGCAACCCCTTTGATCCAACAGATGAGGGCATTTTCATCTCGAAG GTGAGCTCCAGTGGTGCCGCAGCACGAGATGCTCGCCTGAGGGTGGGTATGAGAATCCTAGAGGTGGGCAATCACAGTCTCCTTGGTATGACTCATACGGAGGCAGTCAGGGTCTTGCGTGCCACGGGAGATACTTTGGTCATGCTGGTGTGTGATGGCTTTGACCCCAGAAACGTTGCCGGCATGGAG GCTTCACCAGGTGTCATCGCAAACCCATTTGCTGCTGGAATTGTTCGAAAGAACAGCATGGAGAGCATCTCGTCGATAGACAGAGATTTGAGCCCTGAAGAGATGGACATCATGCAGAAG GAGGttgagatggtgagagagacgTCTCAGTGGGAGCGGGAGGAGATGGAGAAAGTG GAGCGTATGCGCTTGGAGCGTGAAGCGGCTACTCGTCTGCTGGAGGAGGAGACTGAG AGCATGAGCACTGGACCTCTGAAACTGGACTACAAGACACTGGCAGCTCTTCCCACGACCAGCCTGCAGAGGGTCAATCGG GTTCCATCAGCTGATCCCCCAAGAATTGATAGCCCTGTCCGGGAGCCGCTTTATTCCCCAGGTTCTCAACTG CCATCATTACGCCAGTCCTCATGCTCAGCCCCTGCCACACAAGGCAGGGAAACTCGATAT GCAAGCATTCATGTATCCTCCAATGTGACTACCAAGGACAGTTCAGCT ACCAAGCCTGGTGCCATCCAGCCTATCTCACGGGTGCGGCCGCCTGCCTCTCCAGTCAGTCAGGATGGTCACCGTAGTCCCAACCCTTTCCAGCATGGCCCTTCCCCCGTCAACTCCCAGACCACT CCTCGTGCCCCGTCCCCTGATACTTTCAACGAATTTCCCATCAATGTCAAGCAGGCATATAAGGCGTTTGCTGCTGTGCCCCACTCAATGGCTGTGCTGGAGCCTCCACAG gatctCTATAGTCAGAGGAACAACTTTCACCCAAAGCAGACCTTTCCAGAG CCAGAGgagtgtaatgaagtgtttaTAGGTGAGGGTGAAAGAGGGGGCCTCAGCCCTCGTCCCTCCCTCACATCTGACCGTCGTGAGTACAGGAACCTGGCAGCTGTGCCACGCCTGTCTCGCCCCTCCCTGGAGTCTAAGTCTAAG CCCCACACATCCTGTGGGAGAGGGAGCCCAGAGCAACGGTctttcagagacagacagaagtactTTGAGATTGATGTGAAGCAGCAGACACCAGACAGCAAACCCAAACCTCGGGTTTCACTTGTAGGAGAGGATGacctgaaaaaaatgaaagaggaGGAAG CAAAGAGAATTGAGAGTGCACGGGAGTATATtatggatgaggatgaggacgaCGAAGAGGAAGATCTGGCAAAGCAGGTGGCTCAAATGAAGGCCCACGGCAAGGTTATTCTGGATGGGGTCGAGTACAAGGTTGAGTCTGTCAGCGGGCACGCTCCTACTCCTCCCAGGCAATGTGCCACACCCTCAAACCACAGTGCCACGCCTCCCAGCTCAGG GCCTTCCTCTGTAGATGGCAGAGCTGATTCCCAGCGCAACTCTATGGAGGATAGCTTTAGACTGGAGCCCAGACCCAACTCCATGACTGG TCTGATCCCTGTGTATCCCGGCGAGTCTGCAGCTCCCGTCCGCACTGCCAAGGCTGAGCGCAGGCACCAGGAGAGGCTGCGTGTGCAGAGCCCAGAGCTCAGTGTGGTTACAGACAAGGACCTTTCTCCTGCAGAAAAACGGGCCCTGGAGGCAGAAAAAAGAGCAATGTGGAGGGCAGCCAG GATGAAGTCTTTAGAGCAGGATGCTCTCAAAGCTCAGATGGTCATTGCTAAGTCCAAGGAAGGGAGAAAGCGAGGCACTCTGGACCAGCTGGCTGAATCGCCGTCTCCTGCGCCCACACCTTCACCCACTCCTATGGAAG ATTACAGTCCTCGGTCGGTGACATCACCGGGTCGACTG